One genomic segment of Stigmatopora argus isolate UIUO_Sarg chromosome 18, RoL_Sarg_1.0, whole genome shotgun sequence includes these proteins:
- the sncgb gene encoding synuclein, gamma b (breast cancer-specific protein 1) isoform X1 has translation MDALMKGFSMAKEGVVAAAEKTKAGMEEAAAKTKEGVMYVGNKTKEGVVSSVNTVANRTVDQANIVADTAVSSANEVSQATTEGVENVAASTGLLNQEDSVNEGEYGGTEQGEGGQGY, from the exons ATGGATGCACTCATGAAGGGCTTCTCCATGGCCAAGGAGGGGGTGGTAGCGGCCGCCGAGAAGACCAAAGCCGGGATGGAGGAGGCTGCGGCCAAGACCAAGGAAGGGGTGATGTATGTCG GTAACAAAACAAAGGAGGGTGTCGTGTCATCAGTAAACACTG TAGCCAACAGGACGGTGGACCAGGCCAACATCGTGGCGGACACGGCCGTCAGCAGCGCCAACGAGGTGTCGCAGGCTACCACGGAAGGCGTGGAGAACGTCGCCGCGTCCACCGGGCTCCTCAACCAG GAGGATTCTGTTAATGAG GGAGAATATGGTGGGACGGAGCAAGGAGAAGGAGGACAG GGTTACTAG
- the sncgb gene encoding synuclein, gamma b (breast cancer-specific protein 1) isoform X2, protein MDALMKGFSMAKEGVVAAAEKTKAGMEEAAAKTKEGVMYVGNKTKEGVVSSVNTVANRTVDQANIVADTAVSSANEVSQATTEGVENVAASTGLLNQGEYGGTEQGEGGQGY, encoded by the exons ATGGATGCACTCATGAAGGGCTTCTCCATGGCCAAGGAGGGGGTGGTAGCGGCCGCCGAGAAGACCAAAGCCGGGATGGAGGAGGCTGCGGCCAAGACCAAGGAAGGGGTGATGTATGTCG GTAACAAAACAAAGGAGGGTGTCGTGTCATCAGTAAACACTG TAGCCAACAGGACGGTGGACCAGGCCAACATCGTGGCGGACACGGCCGTCAGCAGCGCCAACGAGGTGTCGCAGGCTACCACGGAAGGCGTGGAGAACGTCGCCGCGTCCACCGGGCTCCTCAACCAG GGAGAATATGGTGGGACGGAGCAAGGAGAAGGAGGACAG GGTTACTAG